In Candidatus Promineifilum breve, one genomic interval encodes:
- a CDS encoding M24 family metallopeptidase: MTDRVTQVRDSLESWQVDALLITSAANRRWLSGFTGSAGRLLVTRDRAILAADSRYWEQAAHQAPQFEIHRLKGEKDDTAKFLQMSGVERIGIEARHVSLAEYSALKREKGFRWRALPTTVEPFRAVKTADELAAIRRAARITDDTVAQFPRLARPGVSERALAWELEKVMRDAGADRPGFDIIVASGPNSALPHHRPGARLLEPGDMIVVDLGSEVDGYRSDLTRSFYLGDSPDDSFWTIYNTVQQAQAAAIQGIRAGVSGKAVDSLARDLIKAAGHGDHFGHGTGHSLGLEIHEEPRFSILSEKTIIPAGAVMTVEPGIYVPGFGGVRIEDLVLVTADGSEYLSAAPQSPLIPL; encoded by the coding sequence ATGACAGACAGAGTGACGCAGGTTCGAGACAGCTTGGAAAGTTGGCAGGTCGATGCCCTGCTGATCACCAGTGCGGCCAACCGCCGCTGGCTGAGCGGGTTCACTGGTTCGGCCGGCCGATTGTTAGTGACGCGCGACCGGGCCATCCTGGCCGCCGATTCCCGCTATTGGGAACAGGCCGCGCATCAGGCCCCCCAATTTGAAATCCATCGCCTGAAGGGGGAGAAAGACGACACCGCAAAATTTTTGCAGATGAGCGGCGTTGAGCGGATCGGCATTGAGGCGCGGCACGTCAGTCTGGCCGAATACAGCGCCCTCAAGCGTGAGAAAGGCTTTCGCTGGCGCGCCCTGCCGACGACGGTCGAGCCGTTTCGCGCCGTGAAAACGGCCGATGAGCTGGCCGCGATTCGCCGGGCGGCACGCATTACCGATGACACCGTGGCCCAATTCCCCCGCCTGGCCCGCCCGGGTGTGTCCGAGCGCGCCCTGGCCTGGGAATTGGAAAAGGTCATGCGCGACGCCGGCGCCGATCGGCCCGGCTTTGATATCATCGTCGCTTCCGGCCCCAACAGCGCCCTGCCGCATCACCGCCCCGGCGCTAGGCTCCTGGAGCCGGGCGACATGATCGTCGTCGATCTCGGCTCCGAGGTGGATGGCTACCGCAGCGACCTCACGCGCTCCTTCTATCTGGGCGATAGCCCCGACGACTCCTTCTGGACCATCTACAACACCGTCCAGCAGGCGCAGGCCGCGGCCATTCAGGGCATTCGGGCCGGTGTGTCCGGCAAAGCCGTCGATTCGCTGGCTCGCGATCTGATCAAGGCCGCCGGACATGGCGACCACTTCGGCCACGGCACCGGCCATAGCCTGGGCCTGGAGATTCACGAAGAGCCGCGCTTCAGCATCTTGTCCGAAAAGACGATCATCCCGGCCGGCGCGGTGATGACGGTCGAACCGGGTATCTACGTGCCCGGCTTCGGCGGCGTGCGCATCGAAGACCTTGTGTTGGTGACGGCCGACGGCTCGGAATACCTGAGCGCCGCGCCCCAGTCGCCGCTCATCCCGCTGTAG
- a CDS encoding glycosyltransferase, with product MAEILMLTPQLPYPPQQGTSLRNFHMLRALAEHHRITLLSFVEAGSPVQLEPLRRYCHVLPPVPAPTRPTAERLRQLFTNRRPDVALRLASGEFDRALNEALSAHRYDAVQIEGIELAATIGTIRAHPSAPRIVLDCHNAETALQRRALRTDLGQPSRWPAALYSALQIGRLARFERWALEAADAVMAVSETDRDRLLAMIEGSKPITVIPNTIDVGEYATAAPADPALRYDLVFTGKMDYRPNVDGILWFAVQVWPGVRQRRPQTTFAIVGQRPHPRLEPLRALAGVTLTGKVPEVQPYLAGASVYVIPLRIGSGTRLKLIEAMAAGKAVISTTIGAEGFAISPGDNIILADQAAEWVEAIVALLDHPERRDEMAAAARAFAARFDWRQIVPPLREIYPDEATAG from the coding sequence ATGGCTGAGATTTTGATGTTGACCCCGCAATTGCCCTATCCCCCGCAACAGGGAACCAGTTTGCGCAATTTCCACATGCTGCGCGCCCTGGCCGAACACCATCGCATCACGCTGTTGAGTTTCGTCGAGGCGGGCAGCCCGGTACAACTTGAGCCATTGCGCCGCTATTGCCACGTGTTGCCTCCCGTTCCGGCCCCCACGCGCCCGACGGCCGAGCGCCTGCGACAACTTTTCACCAACCGCCGGCCGGATGTGGCTTTGCGCCTCGCCAGCGGGGAGTTTGACCGGGCGCTGAATGAGGCTCTATCGGCGCACCGCTACGACGCGGTGCAGATCGAGGGCATCGAGCTGGCCGCGACTATCGGCACAATTCGCGCCCACCCATCCGCGCCGCGTATCGTGCTCGACTGCCACAATGCCGAGACGGCGCTGCAACGCCGCGCCCTGCGGACCGACCTGGGCCAACCGTCGCGCTGGCCGGCGGCACTATACTCCGCGTTGCAAATCGGCCGCCTGGCGCGATTCGAGCGGTGGGCGCTGGAGGCGGCCGACGCGGTGATGGCCGTCAGCGAGACCGACCGCGACCGCCTTCTGGCCATGATCGAGGGTAGTAAACCGATCACCGTCATCCCCAACACCATCGACGTGGGCGAATATGCCACCGCCGCGCCGGCCGACCCGGCCCTGCGCTACGATCTGGTGTTCACCGGCAAGATGGATTACCGGCCCAACGTCGATGGCATCCTGTGGTTTGCGGTGCAGGTGTGGCCGGGTGTGCGGCAGCGCCGTCCCCAGACCACATTTGCTATTGTGGGCCAGCGGCCGCATCCGCGTCTGGAGCCGCTGCGGGCGCTGGCCGGCGTCACGCTGACCGGCAAGGTGCCGGAGGTGCAGCCCTATCTGGCGGGGGCAAGCGTCTACGTGATTCCCCTTCGCATAGGCAGTGGGACACGCCTCAAACTCATCGAGGCCATGGCCGCCGGCAAAGCTGTCATCTCCACGACCATCGGGGCGGAGGGGTTCGCCATCTCGCCCGGCGACAACATCATTCTGGCCGATCAGGCGGCGGAGTGGGTAGAAGCGATCGTGGCGTTGCTCGACCACCCCGAAAGGCGGGACGAAATGGCCGCCGCCGCGCGGGCCTTCGCGGCCCGGTTCGACTGGCGGCAGATCGTCCCACCCCTCAGAGAGATTTACCCCGACGAAGCTACAGCGGGATGA
- a CDS encoding glycosyltransferase family 4 protein, whose product MHIGIDCRLPTYRMGGISQATIYLIQALGALAGEERYTIFHKRGEARSFLPDNNGFSRSNLWTPCHHPLERYSLAVELTGRGLDVIHSPDFIPPILPGARRVITVHDLTFLYYPQFLTAESRRYYADQIAWAVKVADHIIADSHATRADLINLLGVAPEKVTTIHLAANPIFSNPYAAEDIDRTLTTFNLTRGFILTVGTLEPRKNLETLFAVYHRLRAEKGINVPLVLVGGKGWNDAAIYEAIARLGLADHVLHLSGVADVQLAHLYHAAGVLAFPSHYEGFGLPALEAMLCDCPVVASDRGSLPEVVGDAALSLDPNDVAAWVEALQRVLADDGLADGLRRAGRAQAQQFSWAKTAAATLAVYRGGNG is encoded by the coding sequence ATGCACATCGGCATCGATTGTCGCTTACCGACGTACCGCATGGGGGGAATCAGTCAGGCCACCATCTATCTGATTCAGGCCCTGGGCGCGCTGGCCGGCGAAGAACGGTATACGATCTTTCACAAGCGCGGCGAAGCGCGTTCCTTTTTGCCGGACAACAACGGATTTTCGCGTAGCAATTTATGGACACCCTGTCATCACCCGCTGGAACGATATTCATTGGCCGTCGAGCTAACGGGGCGGGGGCTGGACGTGATTCATAGCCCCGACTTTATCCCTCCGATTCTCCCCGGCGCGCGCCGGGTGATTACGGTTCACGATCTGACATTCCTCTATTACCCGCAATTCCTGACGGCCGAGAGCCGCCGCTATTACGCCGACCAGATTGCCTGGGCCGTCAAGGTGGCCGATCACATCATCGCCGACAGCCACGCCACCCGCGCCGATCTGATCAACTTGCTGGGCGTCGCGCCGGAGAAGGTGACGACCATCCATCTGGCGGCCAATCCCATCTTCAGCAATCCATACGCGGCCGAAGATATAGACCGAACGCTGACGACATTCAACCTGACCCGCGGCTTCATTCTGACCGTCGGCACGCTGGAACCGCGCAAGAATCTGGAAACGTTGTTCGCGGTCTATCACCGGCTGCGGGCAGAGAAGGGGATCAATGTCCCGTTGGTGCTGGTCGGTGGCAAAGGGTGGAATGACGCGGCGATCTACGAGGCCATCGCCCGCCTGGGCTTGGCCGACCACGTCCTTCACCTGAGCGGGGTCGCCGACGTTCAACTCGCCCATCTCTATCACGCGGCCGGCGTCCTGGCCTTCCCGTCCCATTATGAGGGGTTCGGCCTGCCGGCGCTGGAGGCCATGCTGTGCGATTGCCCAGTGGTTGCCAGTGATCGCGGCTCGCTGCCGGAGGTGGTCGGCGACGCGGCGCTGTCGCTCGATCCCAATGACGTCGCTGCCTGGGTGGAGGCCCTCCAGCGCGTACTGGCAGATGACGGGCTGGCGGACGGCTTGCGACGGGCCGGGCGGGCGCAGGCCCAGCAATTCTCGTGGGCGAAGACGGCCGCCGCGACCTTGGCCGTGTATCGTGGCGGCAACGGGTGA
- the selB gene encoding selenocysteine-specific translation elongation factor: MHVIGTAGHVDHGKSTLVQALTGIDPDRLAEEKAREMTIDLGFAWLSLAGEEVGIVDVPGHRDFIENMLAGIGGIDLVLFVIAADEGIMPQTREHLAIVDLLQIEHGIVALTKCDLVDDPDWLDLVTLEIGDALQGTVLAGAPIVPVSARIGRGLDQLRQTLAQTLSQLEPKTDRGQARLPIDRVFTMPGFGTIVTGTLIDGRLRVGDEIEAQPGGLTGRVRGLQTHKVKREVAHPGSRVAVNLTNISREELRRGQVIAPRGFLRPSRLLDVAYRHLPDADAPLAHNAEVKVFIGAAEVTAHARLIGQEALPPGQSGWVQLALAEPLAVLRGDRFILRRASPGSTLGGGRVLDANPGRRHRRFRADVVERFRALEEDAPAELLLAALLRWGPLPPATLIEKSGLPPAAGRSALQDLIAAGQVIDLGKTVIAATSWRGLIERAPQELAEYHRQYPLRLGMEREELRARLQVPAVVYVSLCEIMVGNGEIVEAGAVLRRPDHRITFTPGQQDAITRLMTFLDSRGIMAPSVKECQAIVDPATFLALSDLGRVKAITADVVYATDLYDQLIDRLTTFLHQQGSITVAEARDLLGASRKYAIALLEHMDERRITRRASDVRTPARPLPAP, encoded by the coding sequence ATGCACGTCATCGGCACGGCCGGCCACGTCGACCACGGTAAATCGACCCTCGTCCAGGCGCTGACCGGCATCGACCCCGACCGGCTGGCCGAAGAGAAAGCGCGGGAGATGACCATCGACCTGGGCTTCGCCTGGCTATCCCTGGCCGGCGAAGAGGTCGGCATCGTTGACGTGCCCGGCCACCGCGACTTTATCGAAAATATGCTGGCCGGCATCGGTGGCATCGACCTCGTGCTCTTCGTCATCGCCGCCGACGAAGGCATCATGCCCCAAACCCGCGAACATCTGGCGATCGTGGACTTGCTGCAAATCGAGCATGGCATTGTCGCCCTGACCAAATGCGATCTGGTCGATGATCCCGATTGGCTCGATCTGGTGACCCTGGAGATTGGCGACGCATTGCAGGGTACGGTATTGGCCGGCGCGCCGATCGTGCCCGTCTCGGCCCGCATCGGCCGGGGGTTGGATCAGCTAAGACAAACACTGGCCCAGACCCTGAGCCAACTCGAACCGAAAACAGACCGTGGGCAGGCGCGCTTACCCATCGACCGCGTCTTCACCATGCCGGGCTTCGGCACCATCGTCACCGGCACGCTGATCGACGGTCGCCTGCGCGTCGGCGACGAGATCGAAGCGCAACCGGGTGGTTTGACGGGGCGTGTGCGCGGCCTGCAAACACACAAAGTGAAGCGCGAGGTCGCCCATCCCGGCAGCCGCGTGGCCGTCAACCTGACCAACATCAGCCGCGAAGAGCTACGCCGCGGGCAAGTGATCGCGCCACGGGGTTTCCTGCGCCCGTCCCGTCTGCTGGATGTCGCCTATCGTCACCTGCCCGATGCCGATGCCCCCCTGGCCCATAACGCCGAGGTGAAAGTCTTCATCGGCGCGGCCGAAGTGACGGCCCATGCCCGCCTCATCGGTCAGGAAGCCCTACCGCCCGGCCAATCGGGTTGGGTGCAGTTGGCCTTGGCCGAGCCATTGGCCGTCCTGCGCGGCGACCGCTTCATCCTGCGCCGCGCATCGCCGGGGTCGACGCTGGGCGGCGGCCGCGTCCTGGACGCCAACCCCGGCCGGCGGCACCGCCGTTTCCGCGCCGACGTGGTCGAACGTTTTCGCGCCTTGGAGGAAGACGCCCCGGCTGAATTGCTGCTGGCCGCCCTGCTCCGCTGGGGGCCGCTGCCACCGGCTACGTTGATCGAGAAGTCCGGTTTGCCGCCGGCGGCGGGCCGGTCGGCACTACAGGACCTGATTGCTGCCGGCCAGGTCATCGATCTGGGCAAGACGGTCATCGCCGCCACTAGCTGGCGCGGACTCATTGAGCGTGCACCACAGGAATTGGCCGAATACCATCGCCAGTATCCCCTCCGTCTGGGGATGGAACGCGAGGAATTGCGCGCTCGGCTTCAGGTTCCGGCGGTCGTTTACGTTTCACTATGCGAAATCATGGTTGGCAATGGTGAAATAGTTGAAGCGGGCGCTGTCCTACGACGGCCCGACCACCGCATTACTTTTACGCCCGGTCAGCAAGACGCCATCACCCGGTTGATGACCTTCCTGGACAGTCGCGGCATTATGGCCCCCAGCGTCAAGGAATGTCAGGCGATCGTCGATCCGGCTACCTTTCTGGCCCTGAGTGACCTGGGTCGGGTCAAGGCGATCACGGCCGATGTGGTCTACGCCACTGACCTCTACGACCAACTGATTGACCGATTGACAACTTTTCTGCATCAGCAAGGGTCAATCACCGTCGCCGAAGCTCGCGATTTGCTGGGCGCCAGCCGCAAATATGCCATCGCTTTGTTGGAGCACATGGACGAGCGACGCATCACCCGCCGCGCCAGCGACGTGCGTACCCCCGCCCGCCCCCTCCCTGCCCCCTAG